The nucleotide sequence CACAAAAAGCGGTGTTAGACGCCACTTTAGTAGATACTACTTTTGAAGCAGCGTGGTTTGACAGCGCAACAGATGTAGAGCCATTATTTGTTGGATCTAATTTTGTTTCGGAAGACGATGTAACGCAAAACAGAAGTTTCTGGTTACGCAGCCAAAAAGTGGTGCCAAATACGCCAATTACAATTGGTACAGGTACATCTTCCTCAACGTCTGAAACATTCTTGTATCATGGATGGGGAGGTATGAAGTTTCAACATATTTATACTGCTAAAGAGTTATCCGCTGCTGGATTAACAGCTGGAAATATTACATCACTAGATTTTAATGTTGTTACTTCAGGTACCTCAAACAGAAATGACTTTAGTATAGCGATGGGGGCTACGACTCAATCATCTGCTACATCATCACATATTGCAAATAGTACCTTAACGCAAGTTTATGCAAATCCTAGTGAAACTTTTGCAGTTGGTACAAAAACATTTACTTTAACCACACCTTATGCATGGGACGGTGTAAGTAATATTGTGGTTCAAATTGTTTGGACTAATCAAAATACAGGTGGAACAAGCGGATCCGTGCGTTACCACACTACTAGTCCAAGTATGACAACTTATAGCTATGCTGATAATAGATCAGCTGCGGACTTTCTAGCAACTATTTCAGGTAGTGTTAGTGGTAGTGGTAGTACTTTAACTAAAACCGCACGTCCAAATATTGTTTTCAAAGGAAACGCAGGCTGTATATCCCCAGCGATAGAAATTCCGGTAACGGTTTCATTAAAACCGGCATTTGAACTTTCCACAGCGAGCATTACCTCATGTGAGGGCGGAGTATCAGATCCTGTAACCATTACCACCAACTTGGGTAACTACGATACATTTGTATGGACACCAAGTGCGGGAGTAAGCGGTGACGCAGTAAATGGTTGGACTTTCGCTACCAACGTGGAACAAGAATATGTATTATCTGCTACACAATCAAACGGTATTTGTGAGCACATTAAAACAGTTCGCGTATATGCAGGTAAAAAACCGGAAGCATTAACCACATTAGCTAGTTCTTACGACATTTGTAAAAACGAAATTCAAGAGTTAGAAGCTTTAGAAAGCATACCTGCTATGGCATCAATAGGTAGTAAATTAACTACCACAGCTGCAACAAGCGAAGTGTCTGCTTTTGTACAAAGTGCAATGTACTCTAAACAACAATATATTTATACGGCAGCAGAATTGATTGCACAAGGTGTAAATACATCAGGATATATTAACAGCTTGTCATTTGAAACCATTAATTCAGGAGCAAGTTTTAGCAACCCAATGTACACTGTGAAAATGATGTTAACACCAAATGCTACATTTGGTACGACTAACTTTGCTACGGGTAATTTATCAACCGTATATTCAGAAGTGAATCATACACACACCTTCCAAGGTATGCAAACTATACAGTTTGACAGTCCTTTCTATTGGGATGGACAATCAAACATATTGGTAGAAATCACCCAAGAAGGTATGGGTTCAGGTAACAACGCACAAACCTATTTTACAACCACACCAGGTTCCAATGTAGGTATGTATGCAACAAGTGCTACTGATCCAAACCCTACTGCAGGAACACGTACAACCGATCGTTTAGATGTTCAATTTGGTTTAGAACAATCAAGCGTAACATGGTCGCCAATAAACAATTTATATGTGGATGCGGCAGCAACTGTTCCATACACAGCAGGTACAAATGCTTTAACGGTTTACACCACATCGGGTGTAGCCATGAATCAAGTGTATAATGCATTGTTAACAGCACCATCGGGTTGTGAAACCACAAAAGCAATTACCATAAACGTAGCAGACGTGGTTACTCCAGTGGTACAAAATCAAACTTTTTGTCAGGCAACACCGGTAAGTAATGTAGTTGTAACAGGTGGTGCAAATGCAACTTTTGAATTTTATAGTTCAGCAACAGCAACAACACCTATCACCAACATTACCCAAACAGGTACGTACTATGTAGAAGCAACCCAAGGTAATTGTAAATCGGTACGTGTGCCATTTACAGCAACGGTAACACCATTGGCACTGCCAACTGCGCAATTTACACAAGTAGTTTGTGGCGGCGGAACAGTATCAGCCTTAATGGCTTCAGGTGTAAGCGGCTCTCAAATCAGATGGTATAGTTCAGCAACATCTACTACTCCATTGGCATCTACCACTCCGTTGGTTGATAACACCACTTATTATGCTTCGCAAATGTTAGGAGCATGTGAGTCAGGTAGAATAGCTGTATTGGTTGATATTAACGCGGCACCAGCATCATTAACACCACAAACCATTTCAATATGTGGTACGTTAAATTACGGTAACGTTAATTTAAATCAAATACCGGGTGCAGAATTAGTATGGTATCCATCAGCTACTTCTACAACACCAATACCAAACAATGGACAAATAGTAAACGGAACCTATTATGTTTCTCAACGTGTAAACGGATGTGAATCATTACGTGTTCAGGTTATTGCAACTTCTCAAGGAAGTGTTCCGGCACCAACTGCAACAATCCAGAATATTTGTGGAGCAGGTACAGTAGCGCAATTAAATGCACAAATTTTACCAAATGCAACAGCAGAGTGGTATAGTAATGCAACAGCGGTAACACCATTGGCAGCCAATACGCCATTAACAAATGGAACTTACTATGTTTCTCAAAGAGTAGGCAACTGCGTATCGGTAAAAGTGCCAGTAGCAGTTCGTTTAATAAGTACAGCTGCTCCGGCAGTAGCTCCAATAACATTATGTGCGGGCTCTACAGTAGGAAGTATCACCTTACCAACACCATCAGGAGTATCTTACAGATGGTATGTAAACAGTACTTCAACAGTAGTTTTACCATCAACAGATGTTTTACAATCGGGGTATTACTTTGTGACACGCGTTGAAAACGGATGTGAGTCAGCACGTACACAAGTTCAAATCACCATCAATAGCAGACCAAACAGCCCAACAGGTGCATCGCCTCAAACATTTAACGATACAGACAATGCACAAATAAGCAGTTTGATTATGACCCAGCCAAATGTGGTTTGGTATGCAACATACGATGATGCTATGAAAGGATTAAACCCATTGAACCAAAATATGCCATTGGTTGATCAAACAACTTATTACGCAGTAATTATTGGTTCGAACGGATGTCCAAGTTTACCAACCCCTATAGAAGTTCGTATTTTATTAGGAGTAAACGATTTTGATTTAAGTAAATTAAATTACTATCCAAACCCAGTAAACGATCAGTTAACCATCACTTACAGTGAAGTAATCACCAATGTGGAAGTATTTGATTTGAATGGACGATTGGTAATGAAAAATAGTTTTGATAAAGAAACAGTTCAATTAGATTTTAGCAGATTAAGTTCAGGAACTTATATGTTGAATGTTAAAACTAAGGAAAACAGCCAATTTATTAAAATTGTAAAAAAATAGTTTTAAATTAGCCAAAGGGCATTTCTGCCCTTGGCTAAATTTATCATTAAAATATAATAATATGATGAGAAAGTATTTAATAATTCTAACATTGTTGTTGCCTTTCATTAATTGGGCCCAACCAATTTCTCCAAATCCTTATGTAAAGGATTGGGAAAATACTACCCAACTTGGTTGGACACAAGTTGTGGGCGCTTTCAATGTGACACCAGAAGCACCTTGTCAAGGGTTAAATTCGATAAGAGCAAAAGTACAAGGTGTCGGTACTTTGAGTAAAGCTGTTCTAAGATCCCCTAGTTTGGGAATAACTTCAGGAGCACTTATAACATTTTCGTACGACTATAAATGGTTGGCTGATAATGGAAATATAAGCGGTAATCCCATTGGGGCTACACTAAATAGTATTAACCTAGAATGGCAGTGGGCAAGTAATCAAGGTGGTCCTTGGTATACCTTTGATGTTGTTGATAGTAATAATCATACTGTCTCAGCTTTTTGTACGACAAGGACAGTTACTTTTTCTGGATATTCTGGTAAAGATTTATATTTAAGAGTAAGTATAACAAATAAATCAGCAAATGGAAACAATTACTTGTATATTGATAATATAAATGCAACCGAAGATTTAGTTCCGCCAACTTGCTATATGCCTTTAAATGTTCGGGTTATAGATAAAACAGATTCAAGTTTTGAGGTGCGTTGGGAAAACCCAACAGGACAAAGTGCTTCATCTATTGATTGGGAGGTTCGAACTTCAGGTTTACCTGGTTCTGGACCTAATGGTTTAATAGGAAGTGGTTCAGAGCCTGGTACATCAACTTCGGTTGATATTGATGCACCTGCTGCAAACCTATCACCTGAAACAGTTTATAAAATCTATTTGAAGACAAGTTGTAGCGCAACAAATGCAAGTTCTTGGATCGGAATAGATGATATTACTTACTGTAATGAATTCGATATCGATACACAGCAAGTAAATGTATGTGGAATTCAAGAAGTAGATTTGGATTATAATGTCCCAGGAACTAAATTTTGGTTTGATGAGGATGATAATCTTGTAGAGCAAGGTGTAAATACATTTACAACTCCTGAAATAACGGAATCTAGAAAGTATGTCGTTTTTTCAGGTACACAAACAACAGCTACTGATCAACAAGAGTTATTGATTGGAAATGGAGTTGCAACAAGTACTACTGTAACACCTCTTACAGGATCCAAAGCAAATAAAGCGCAATATATTTACCTAGCCAGCGAGTTAAAAGGTGCAGGCTTTAACAAGGGCATAATTAAAAATTTTGGTTTTAGAACAGGTTTAACAGCTGGAACATTATTACGCAACAATCTGGCGATTCATATGGGTCATACAAAACTAGAAGAATTCCCGTCAAATGATTTTATACCTACAAATGAATTAAAAATTGCGAAATACGAAGCTAATGAAACACTTGTTGCTGACCAGATAAATTGGTTTAAGCTTGATGAGCCGTTTATTTGGGACGGATATTCTAATATTGTAGTCCAATTTACATATAGTGATATAGCCGGACCAGCTCCTAGCGCAACACCAGTTGTTTGTTCGCCTCTAAACGAGCAAAGAAGTTTGTATAGCGGAAATGCTACATTATCTTTAGCGCAAATGTATGCCGAAGTATCTGGTACTAGAAACACAATTCGCATGAATGGCTATTTTAAAATTATAGATGGTTGTTTTGGAGCGATGAGAACTTATGAACTGAATTTCTCTGATGCACCAACTCTCAACCTTTCTGCTGATATTGTTAATAATTGTTCTGGAAAACCTTTAACAAAATTGTATATTTTAACAGGTGTTAGTGATTATGATACCTATGAGTGGACAACTGTTGATCCAAACGATCCAAATGATCCAGCAAATGATCCAAATGACCCAAATAACCCAGCAAACGCAATTCTTGGTGATGAGAATGTTGGTTGGACTTTCAATACAACGATGAACATGACCTATGTGTTAAGAGCTTCTAATGTAGGTGGGGATAGATGTGTAATTGAAAAAACGGTTTCAGTAGAAAACAATCCTTCTCCTCAAATGTTGCAACTGTTAAATAGTTACAGTCTATGTTTTAATGATATCCAAGAGTTAAAAGTAGATAATTTAGTTAATGAAACACCTATAAGAAATTTATTTAATGGAAACATTAATGGTGTAACTATTAGCAATACCGTATCAGGAGATGCAATTTCTAATGAAACAGCACTTTTTTCTGAAGGTAATGGTAGTTTAAAAATTACACATGCAGCACAAACAAATGCAATTGTTAACTTAGCTACATCAGTGAATATGAATAACCTTAAATCTATCACGGTTGAGTTTGATCATATTGCTGCTTTACAAGCTGGTACAATAAATGTTCAAGATTACGCGTATTTAGAATATACAACTGATAATGGAGCAACTTGGAAACCATTTTTACCGGAGCATTATACTGGTTCTGCTAGTACCACTCTCCCAAAACCTGTTGGTAACACAAGTTTGCAAGCTATGTTCTTTACTAAAACATCTTATGCTGATTGGGTAAGTTTCCAACAAGCAACAATTCCTACTAATACGGCGTGGAAATCTGAGAAGTTTACTGTTCCAGCAGATGATTTTACTGGAGCTGGAACATTCCAAGTTCGCTTTAGAATGGGAGCAGATGGTAATACGCAATTTGCAGGATGGTATATTGATAATGTAAGAATTACACCTATTAGTAATTACCAAGTAACATGGACACCAATTGCTAATTTGTATTATGATCAAAACGCAACAGTTCCTTATGATGGTTTAATTAATACTGGAACACTTTATTTGAAAGGTACAACTAATAGTTTAAATGTGCCATATAAGGTGGAAATTGAAAATCAGTATGGATGTACTGTTGAGAAAAACTTTACAGTTAGTATTGGTTTGAAAGAAGCTCCAGTCGTAAATAATATTACTAGTTGTGGTCCCGTTAATGTAGCTAGTACAAACTTTGGTAAAAATCCAAACGGCGTATTAACATATTATAGTAGTCAAAATTCTAGTTTGCCAATTACTCAAATCACAAATTCTGGCGTATATTATGTTGACCAAGTAATCTCCGGTTGTAAATCTGCAAGAGTGCCGTTTACTGTAGTTATCAATCCACCGGCAACTGTACCTGTGGCACCTGCAAATCAAGCATTCTGCGGATCAGCTACCGTTAGTAATTTAACGTACAACTCTATTAATGGATTAAATATCCAATGGTACACAACTCAAGCAGGAGGAACACCATTAGCAAGTACAACACCAATTAATAACGGCATTTATTATGGTGAGTTTACAAGCGGACCTTGTACTTCATCAGCTCGTGTAGCTGTAAATGTATCAGTGGGAGTTACTCCTTCGGCTATTTCTTTAAGTAATGTATATATATGCGGTACTTCAACAATAGCTAGCATTGCTGTTACATCTTCGCCAGGAGCAACAGTGAATTGGTATCAAAATGTGAATGATGTTACACCGCTCGCGAATTCAACAGTATTAACAACTGGTACCTACTATATTGCACAAAAAATAGGGAACTGTGAGTCTTCTAGATCTGCGGTAGTGGTGTCAACAGTGCAAAACCTGACTATGCCAACAGCAAATACAACGCAAACATTTTGTGGAAACGCAACAGTTGGAAGTTTAATGGCTTCACCAACAACCGTGGGAGCAAATGTTTACTGGTATGGCTTTAGTACATCAGACACACCATTATCTAATACCACACCATTGGTAACAGGTACTTACTACGTGGGTCAGTCAGTTGGTGACTGTGACTCTCCTAAACGTGCTGTGAGTGTTAAGATTTTAAGTGTTAATGCACCGGTCATCAACCCAATTACTATTTGTGGTGATGCTACTGTTTCATCTTTACCTTTAAGTTCTGGTACTGGAATTAGTTATAAAGTATTTGACAATGCATTTGCAACTACAGAAATGGGTCAGAATGATGTAATTACAACAGGTACTTATTACATTTCTAAAATTGATAATGGTTGTGAATCAGCTAAAGCAACAGTTTATATAACTGTAAATGCTCGACCTAATGCTCCAACTGGTAACATCAATCAAACATTCCCTAATTATGCGGAAGTAAAAGATTTAAAAGCAAATGAGCCGAATGTGGTTTGGTTTGATTCGTATAATGATGCAATCAACTTTACAAACCCTTTACCAACTTATCAACCATTACAAGATAACAAAACGTATTACGGAGTGCTTGTTGGACCAGCAAACTGTCCAAGTTTACCACTTCCTGTAAAGGTTAAAATTAGTGTAGGATTAAATGATCTAGACTTAGCGTCATTGAGATACTATCCAAACCCTGTAGATTCAGAGTTGAATATATCTTACAAAGAGGCGATTCAGTCAGTAGAGGTTTACGATTTGTTAGGTAAACAAATCAAAACACAAAAATTTGATGCAAACGATGTGAAGATAGATGTATCTAATCTTTCAGCCGGAACCTATATGATAAAAGTTCATACAAACACCGGTTCACAATTTATTAAAATCATCAAAAAATAAATTTTTCTAAACGAGGGGCAATTGCTCCTCGTTTTTTTAACCCCAAAAGAGGACATCGTTCTGTTTTGGGGTTTAATAATTTTTAGACTTTAACTAAAAATAACTCAATTTATTTTCAGATATACGTTTGTTGTCTTATTTTTGCTTATTGCCAAATTAACAAAATCAGCAATTGGTAATTAATTATCTAACGTTATGAAAGAAATTACTAAAGAAGTATATTTAAAGTGGTATGAAGACATGCAGTTTTGGCGCAAGTTCGAAGATAAATTAGCAGCTTTATACATTCAGCAAAAAGTACGCGGTTTTTTGCACCTATACAATGGGCAGGAAGGAGTTTTGGCTGGTGCCTTACACGCAATGGATTTATCAAAAGATAAAATGATAACTGCATACCGCAACCACGTGCAACCAATTGGCATGGGAGTTGACCCTCGCAGAGTAATGGCCGAACTATTAGGAAAAGCAACCGGAACCTCACAAGGTTTAGGTGGTTCTATGCACATTTTTTCAAAAGAGCATGGTTTTTACGGAGGTCACGGAATTGTAGGTGCACAGATTCCCGTTGGTGCAGGTATGGCGTTTGCAGAAAAATATCTAGAAACCGGCGGTGTATCATTAACTTATTTTGGAGATGGTGCCGCACGTCAAGGATCATTGCACGAAGCATTTAATATGGCAATGCTTTGGAAACTTCCAGTAGTTTTTATCTGTGAGAATAATGGTTATGCAATGGGAACATCAGTTGAGCGTACTGCAAACCATACCGATGTTTGGAAATTAGGTTTAGGATACGAAATGCCTTCTTATGCAGTTGACGGTATGAACCCTGTAAAAGTAGCCGAAGCAATGTTCGATGCTATGGAAAGAGCACGTAGAGGCGAAGGACCAACTTTCTTAGAAATGAAAACCTATCGCTACCGCGGACACTCAATGAGTGATGCGCAACATTACCGCACAAAAGAAGAAGTAGAAGAATACAAAAAAATAGATCCAATTACTCAAGTTTTAAACGTTATTAAAGAGAACAATTGGGCAACCGACGAAGAAATCGAAACAATAGACAATCGCGTACGTGATTTAGTTTCAGAATGTGAAAAATTTGCAGAAGAATCTCCATATCCTGAAACAAACGTAATGTATGATGTAGTTTACGATCAAGAAAATTATCCGTTCATTCCTCATAAATTATAAAAAATGGCTGAAATTATTACAATGCCTCGTTTAAGCGATACCATGACAGAAGGTACCGTGGCATCTTGGTTAAAAAAAGTGGGAGATAAAATTTCTGAAGGTGATATTTTAGCAGAGATTGAAACCGACAAAGCTACAATGGAATTTGAGTCGTTTCACGAAGGAACCCTTTTGTATATTGGTGTTCAAGAAGGCGAAACTGCTGCTGTTGATAGTGTGTTGGCAATTATCGGGAAAGAAGGTGAAGATTACAAATCTTTATTAGAAGGATCTACTTCTGAGGGGGAAAAAAATGAACCATCTGATACTAAAGAAGAAAAGCCAGCAGAATCTGATTCAAAAGCTGATACATCTGATAAAGAGGAAGTAAAAGAAGAGGAAACTGCTTCAGAAATTCCAGACAATGTGAGCGTTGTTACTATGCCTCGTTTAAGTGATACAATGACAGAAGGTACTGTTGCATCGTGGTTGAAAAAGGTTGGTGACGAAATAAAAGAAGGTGATATTTTGGCTGAAATCGAAACAGATAAAGCCACAATGGAATTTGAGTCTTTCTATGCAGGAACATTATTGCATATTGGAATTCAAGAAGGCGAATCGGCGCCTGTTGATAGTGTGTTAGCCATTATAGGTCCTGCAGGAACAGATGTTTCTGGTATATTGTCTGGCGGATCAAAACCAAAAGCAAAACCTGAAGCTAAAAAAGCAGAATCATCTGAAGATACCTCAGATAAAAAAGAATCAAACATAGATAAAGAAACTTCTACAAAAACAGAAACTTCTTCATCTACAAATGATTCAAACCGTATTTTTGCATCGCCATTGGCTAAAAAAATTGCACAAGATAAAGGCATCAATCTTTCAGAAGTGAAAGGTTCTGGAGAAAACGGACGTATCGTTAAAAGCGATGTGGAACATTTTACTCCAACTGCAAAAGCCGATTCTAAAACCGAAACTCCAAAAGCAAGTGCGCAAACATTTGTTCCGGCAGGCGAGGTACACGCAGAAGAAATTAAAAACTCTCAAATGCGTAAGACCATCGCGCGTCGTTTGGCTGAATCTAAATTCACGGCACCGCATTATTATTTAACCATTGAAGTGAATATGGACAATGCCATGCAATCTCGTACGTTGATCAATGCATTGCCAGATACCAAAGTTTCGTTCAACGATATGGTGGTGAAGGCTTGTGCAATGGCGTTGAAAAAGCATCCAAAAGTAAATTCACAATGGACCGAAGCGGCAACAATCGTTAACCACCATGTCAATATAGGCGTGGCAGTTGCTGTGGAAGACGGATTGGTAGTGCCGGTTGTAAACCATACCGATTTGTTGAGCTTAACCCAAATTGGTAGTTCAATTAAAGATTTGGCAGGCAAAGCACGTAGCAAGAAATTGCAACCTAAAGAAATGGAAGGTTCAACCTTTACCGTTTCTAATTTAGGAATGTTTGGTATCGAAGAATTTACATCGATCATCAATCAGCCCAATTCGGCTATCTTATCGGTAGGTGCAATTATTGAAAAACCTGTTGTGAAGAATGGTCAAATTGTAGTGGGTAATACTATGAAAGTTACTTTGGCATGCGACCACAGAACGGTTGATGGTGCTACAGGAGCAGAATTTTTACAAACATTGAAACATTTTATTGAAAATCCGGTGACCATGCTGGCTTAATCCATAGAATTGCATTTATATAAACCCGTTTTGATTTTTCAGAACGGGTTTTTTTGTATATTTGTTATAGTAAAAGTTAAATTTATGGACACAATTGTTTTAAAAAATAGAATACATTCTTTTGTAGAAAAAGCAGATGAACGAATTTTGTCTATTGTAAACAGTGTTTTTGAAAACTATTACAATAAAGACATTGTTGCTTATCATCCAGATGGAAAGCCAATGACAAGAGAAGAATATAAAGAAGCCCTTTTAAATGCTGAAAAACAGATTTCCGAAGGAGATTTTATTGATGTTGAAGAGATGGAATAAAAAATGACAGTAAAAGTAAAGCGAATTGTTTGGGTTAGGCAAGCAAGAGAAGCTCTTTCTGAAATTTTAGATTATAGATATTCCAGCATACCTTCAGCTTATAAAATAGTTAGAAAAGAAATTATAAGTGCCTCTAAAAGTATTTTTTTTCTGAACGATATCAGGAAGAAGGCAGCAAGTGTAAAAGACGACCATGCAACAACAAAACGACTGACTATAACAAG is from Paenimyroides aestuarii and encodes:
- a CDS encoding pyruvate dehydrogenase complex dihydrolipoamide acetyltransferase, with the translated sequence MAEIITMPRLSDTMTEGTVASWLKKVGDKISEGDILAEIETDKATMEFESFHEGTLLYIGVQEGETAAVDSVLAIIGKEGEDYKSLLEGSTSEGEKNEPSDTKEEKPAESDSKADTSDKEEVKEEETASEIPDNVSVVTMPRLSDTMTEGTVASWLKKVGDEIKEGDILAEIETDKATMEFESFYAGTLLHIGIQEGESAPVDSVLAIIGPAGTDVSGILSGGSKPKAKPEAKKAESSEDTSDKKESNIDKETSTKTETSSSTNDSNRIFASPLAKKIAQDKGINLSEVKGSGENGRIVKSDVEHFTPTAKADSKTETPKASAQTFVPAGEVHAEEIKNSQMRKTIARRLAESKFTAPHYYLTIEVNMDNAMQSRTLINALPDTKVSFNDMVVKACAMALKKHPKVNSQWTEAATIVNHHVNIGVAVAVEDGLVVPVVNHTDLLSLTQIGSSIKDLAGKARSKKLQPKEMEGSTFTVSNLGMFGIEEFTSIINQPNSAILSVGAIIEKPVVKNGQIVVGNTMKVTLACDHRTVDGATGAEFLQTLKHFIENPVTMLA